The following proteins are encoded in a genomic region of Hoeflea phototrophica DFL-43:
- a CDS encoding LysR family transcriptional regulator, which produces MVPLDWDKLRIFHAAAEAGSFTHAAEKLHLSQSAISRQVSSLEMDIGAKLFHRHARGLILSEQGEILYQTAHEVLMKLEAVKNQLTETRERPSGKLRVTTTVGLGQAWLTEKVQEFQALYPDVQVQLLLDNEELDVNMRQADCAIRLRQPQQPDLIQRRMFTVHFHIYAAPSYLARHGEPKTLEDLDNHRIITFGEPAPNYLRDVNWLEQAGRTPDNPRIAQLQVNNLPAIRRATINGAGISLLPDYMISRDLALVQLDIPADIPSFDTYFCYTEEMKNAAKLKAFRDFLVSKARNWNF; this is translated from the coding sequence ATGGTGCCGCTCGACTGGGATAAATTGCGCATTTTTCACGCGGCCGCGGAGGCCGGCTCGTTCACCCATGCGGCGGAGAAGCTGCATCTGTCACAGTCTGCGATCAGCCGCCAGGTCTCGTCGCTGGAAATGGATATCGGCGCCAAACTGTTCCACCGCCATGCCCGCGGCCTGATCCTCTCCGAGCAGGGCGAGATCCTCTACCAGACCGCTCATGAAGTGCTGATGAAGCTCGAAGCGGTGAAGAACCAGCTCACCGAGACACGCGAACGCCCCTCCGGCAAATTGCGGGTGACAACGACTGTCGGTCTTGGCCAGGCCTGGCTTACGGAAAAGGTCCAGGAGTTCCAGGCACTCTATCCCGATGTTCAGGTTCAGCTGTTGCTCGACAATGAAGAGCTTGACGTCAACATGCGCCAGGCGGATTGCGCCATCAGGTTGCGCCAGCCCCAGCAGCCGGACCTGATCCAGCGCCGCATGTTCACGGTGCATTTCCACATTTATGCCGCCCCCTCCTACCTTGCCCGTCATGGCGAACCCAAGACGCTGGAGGATCTGGACAACCACCGAATCATCACCTTCGGCGAGCCCGCACCCAACTATCTGCGCGATGTGAACTGGCTCGAGCAGGCTGGACGCACACCCGACAACCCGCGAATCGCACAATTACAAGTGAACAACCTGCCGGCCATCAGGCGCGCCACCATCAATGGTGCGGGCATTTCACTGCTGCCCGATTATATGATCAGCCGTGATCTGGCGCTGGTGCAGCTGGACATTCCTGCCGACATTCCATCCTTCGATACCTATTTCTGCTATACGGAAGAGATGAAAAACGCTGCGAAACTCAAGGCCTTCCGGGATTTCCTGGTCTCAAAGGCGCGCAACTGGAACTTCTGA
- a CDS encoding diacylglycerol/lipid kinase family protein, translating to MTDPKRTTLILNQSGGTSRGMNSKQFAELVAKRLEATGEQCTVKLVSGVDLIGALQETAGDKTTGTIIAAGGDGTVSATAATCFRAGKTLGVLPLGTMNLFARSLRLPLDPIAAVEALTTATSRDLDIATANGRPFIHQYSVGLHSRLVKLRSGMNTSTRLRKLASTLAALGKVVLDPPRFDLELTIDSHTQRQTLSAISVSNNVLTELPAPYAERLDTGVLGISCSAALGTASVIRMTLDAARGKLEDNPNVDVRTEPRVTLKFPSPPKSLKAAIDGEIVALEREVELILHAGALRTLVPAPQPA from the coding sequence ATGACAGACCCCAAGCGAACGACCCTCATTCTCAATCAGAGCGGTGGCACCAGCCGCGGAATGAACAGCAAGCAGTTCGCTGAACTGGTTGCAAAGCGGCTTGAGGCCACCGGCGAGCAATGCACGGTCAAGCTGGTCTCCGGCGTGGACCTCATTGGCGCGCTCCAAGAGACGGCCGGCGACAAGACAACCGGGACAATCATAGCTGCCGGTGGAGATGGCACCGTTTCCGCGACCGCAGCCACCTGCTTTCGCGCCGGAAAGACATTGGGCGTGCTGCCGCTTGGCACCATGAACTTGTTTGCCCGAAGCCTGCGCCTGCCATTGGATCCCATTGCCGCCGTGGAAGCGCTCACCACCGCGACGTCCCGCGACCTCGACATAGCCACGGCCAACGGGCGCCCCTTCATTCACCAGTACTCGGTCGGCCTGCATTCGAGGCTGGTCAAATTGCGGTCCGGGATGAACACATCAACCAGACTGCGCAAGCTTGCGTCGACGCTCGCGGCTCTGGGCAAGGTCGTTCTCGATCCACCGCGGTTTGATCTCGAACTCACCATCGACTCGCACACGCAGCGGCAGACCCTGTCCGCCATATCCGTGTCCAACAATGTGCTCACGGAACTGCCTGCACCCTATGCGGAGAGGCTTGATACCGGCGTGCTGGGCATTTCCTGCTCCGCTGCGCTCGGGACTGCAAGCGTGATCCGCATGACCTTGGATGCAGCGCGCGGAAAGCTTGAAGACAACCCGAATGTCGATGTGCGAACGGAACCCAGGGTCACGCTCAAATTCCCCTCACCTCCCAAAAGCCTCAAGGCGGCCATCGACGGGGAGATCGTTGCACTGGAGCGCGAAGTCGAGCTTATTCTGCATGCAGGAGCCCTGCGCACACTGGTTCCGGCGCCACAGCCCGCGTGA